AGGGGCGTAGCGAGCCCAAGAGGCAAGGTGCGCAGGGGTCGGGAACCGGCCCATGTCGGTGCCGATCTCGGCGATGATGACCTGCGCGGCGGTGCGGCCGACCCCACAGATCTCATCCAGCCGGTCGACCGCCGCCCCAAAAGGGGCGATCTCGGCCTCGATCTTGCGGTCGAGTTCGGCGATGTCGGCGCTGGCCCGATCGATGCGCGACAGCATCGTCTTGAGCAGGAAGGCGTGATGGTCGCTGAAACGGCCGGTGAACGCCTCCTCCAGCTGGCCGAGCTTGGCGCGCAGCCGGGTGCGTGCCAGCTGCGCCAGCCGCTTGGGATCACGCTCGCCTTGGATGAGGGCGGCCAGCATGGCCCGGCCCGAGACCCCGAAGATGTCGCTGGCGACCACCGAGAGTTTGATCTGGGCGTCCTCCAGCAGCTTCTCCACCCGCTGCTTCTCGGCGGTGCGCACTGCGACCAGATCAGCCCGGTAGCGGGTCAGGTCCCGCAGTTGGCGGATCGGCGGGGGTGGCACGAAGCTGGGCCGCAGCATGCCCCGCTCGGCCAGCTCGGCCAGCCACACCGCATCCAGCTTGTCGGTCTTGGGCCGACCCGGCAGGTGCTTGACCTCGCGGGCGTTGACCAGCCAGACCTCCAACCCCTGGGCCTCCAGCAGATAGAACGGGGCCTTCCAGTAGTCGCTGGTGGCCTCCATCACCACCCGGGTCACCCCCAGCTCGGCCAGCCGGTCGGCCAGCTGAAGCAGCGAGCGGGTCATCGTGGCGTAGGTGGTGACCTCCTGCAGCCGCTTGCCCCGCCTGCCCTGGCCGGGCACGCGGATGCAGCAGGTCAGCTCCTTCTTGCCGATATCCAACGCCGCCACCCGGGCGATGATCTCCTCGGTCTGGTTGGTCTCCTCCAGCACCCGGCCTCCTCCCCGTGCGGTCAACAACGATGGTTGCCCGCAGGAGCCACAGGGACAGGGCGAAGCTGATCCGCGTGCTCAAGGCAACACTGAAGGGCCCACAGCGCGGCTCCCAGCGTCCGACTTAGCTCCGGCCTCACCGACCAAAGAGCAACGACGTCAGCGGGCAACCGGCCCCATTTTCAGTCCGGAACGGGCCTCCCGACAGGGAGATCAAGGACTTAGATGTAGATGCTGTCGCGGGTCACGCCAGCCAGGGCGGCGGCCCGGTCGTGGGCCATGACGCTCGCCACGGCGGCGTCGATCTTCCGAGGTGAGTCGCGGCGTTCC
This DNA window, taken from Actinomycetota bacterium, encodes the following:
- a CDS encoding IS110 family transposase — protein: MIARVAALDIGKKELTCCIRVPGQGRRGKRLQEVTTYATMTRSLLQLADRLAELGVTRVVMEATSDYWKAPFYLLEAQGLEVWLVNAREVKHLPGRPKTDKLDAVWLAELAERGMLRPSFVPPPPIRQLRDLTRYRADLVAVRTAEKQRVEKLLEDAQIKLSVVASDIFGVSGRAMLAALIQGERDPKRLAQLARTRLRAKLGQLEEAFTGRFSDHHAFLLKTMLSRIDRASADIAELDRKIEAEIAPFGAAVDRLDEICGVGRTAAQVIIAEIGTDMGRFPTPAHLASWARYAPGVKQSAGKTKAKATTGHGNPYLARVLGEAAVAAGRTNTFLGERYRRIARRRGAKCAIVAVGRSILVIVWHLLADPTAHYHDLGAGFYDTRINADRTKRNHVRQLEALGYKVTLEPAA